The Rickettsia endosymbiont of Cantharis rufa genome segment TTATAACTTTAAACTTCTTTAATTTTAATATAGAATGGTTGCAAACGTAAGTTTGGGTATCCACTGTCATACCGTGGCTTGACCACGGTATCTAGAAAAAATAATAAAGTGGATTCCTGCTTTCGCAGGAATGACATAGAGAAGATGTTTTATTACGATACTATATTTAGCAAGCATATAGATAAAATCAAAAGTGAAGGAAGATATCGAGAATTTAAGGCCTTAAAAAGACAAGTCGATAATTTTCCTTTTGCAGAACATGAAGATAAACAAATAGTCATGTGGTGCATTAATGACTATTTGGGTATGAGTAAACATCCAAAAGTAATGCAAGCTTCTATAGATGCTTTGCTAAAATACGGTGTTGGATCAGGCGGAACCCGCAATATCGGCGGTAATAATACCGCCATTCTTGAGCTTGAAAAAGAACTTGCAGATTTGCATAGCAAAGAAGCAGCTTTAGCTTTTACCTCTGGTTTTGTTGCAAATGATACAACGCTCGCAACACTTGCTAAAATTATGCCGGATATAGTATTTTTCTCCGACGAGTTAAATCATGCCTCTATTATTGCTGGTATTACAAGTTCTAGAGCCGAAAAATACATATATAGACATTTAGATGTTAGGCATTTAGAAGAATTATTACAACTAGTTGATATTAATAAACCGAAAATTATTGTTTTTGAATCAGCTTACTCTATGGATGGCTTCTTTTCGCCTATTAAAGATATAATTAATTTAGCCAAAAAATATAATGCTCTAACCTTTATCGATGAGGTTCATACAGTAGGTTTATACGGTAAGCATGGTGGCGGTATTGCAAAGCTTCTTAATTGTAGTGAGCAAATCGATATTATTCAAGGGACGCTTGCCAAAGCATACGGCACTATCGGCGGTTATATCACTAGTAATCATAATTTAGTCGATGCTATAAGACTAACTGCTTCAGGGTTTATTTTTACTACTTCATTGCCTCCGGTAATTTCTGCTGCTGCAACACATAGTATTAGACATCTCAAAGAATCAAATGACGAACGCACAAAGTATCAAGAAGTAGTTGCAAAGCTTAAAAACTCTTTTGAACGTTTTAATATACCTTATTTAAGAAATGAAAGTCATATAGTACCGATAATTATCGGCGATCCGATCAAAGCAGCTAAAGCCTCAAATATGCTAATTAATGAATATGGCATTTACGTTCAACATATCAATTTTCCAACCGTACCGCGAGGTACGGAACGCCTCCGAATCATCCCAACTCCCGCTCATACCGATAAAATGATCAATGATTTATCTATAGCCTTAGTGCAGATATTTGCCAAACTTGATATAGAATTATCTTCTGCTAAAGAATTGAACGAAGAAGTACGTTTGAATCTTATTGCTTAGTAAGCTTTTACTCTCTATTCCTGTGAAATAATATACGAAGTTCAACCTGA includes the following:
- the hemA gene encoding 5-aminolevulinate synthase; its protein translation is MFYYDTIFSKHIDKIKSEGRYREFKALKRQVDNFPFAEHEDKQIVMWCINDYLGMSKHPKVMQASIDALLKYGVGSGGTRNIGGNNTAILELEKELADLHSKEAALAFTSGFVANDTTLATLAKIMPDIVFFSDELNHASIIAGITSSRAEKYIYRHLDVRHLEELLQLVDINKPKIIVFESAYSMDGFFSPIKDIINLAKKYNALTFIDEVHTVGLYGKHGGGIAKLLNCSEQIDIIQGTLAKAYGTIGGYITSNHNLVDAIRLTASGFIFTTSLPPVISAAATHSIRHLKESNDERTKYQEVVAKLKNSFERFNIPYLRNESHIVPIIIGDPIKAAKASNMLINEYGIYVQHINFPTVPRGTERLRIIPTPAHTDKMINDLSIALVQIFAKLDIELSSAKELNEEVRLNLIA